The DNA segment AGCATGTTCTACAATCATattgaattaaaaattttttttttacaaaatcacaTTTTTAGAATTTTCAGTGAGAAgtcacctgtctctctctctctctctctctctctctctctctctctctctctctctctctctcctttactgtCAATATATCGAGCATATTCAATAATCATAttgaatttacattttttccataaaatcacatttttataatttttagttacaagtcatttctctctctctctctctctctctctctctctctctctctctctctctctctctcctttcattcagagaaatatataaaaaaaattgaaaattgatcTCCATTTGAAAGTAAAACGTAAGAATTCGCAAAACCCTATTTCTTGACCCTATTACGCCACAAAAACATTACGACCCATTTCGTCTCTAACGTTGCAAAACAACTACGTACTCAACTCGATAGCTCTTTTAAGAAATAGACAAATGCAAGTCACATCTATAAAACTCCCGCCCAGGGAAAGCAAGCAATGAAACGGGCAAGCAAGAAATtcgggaggggaaaaaaaaactgaaaaggtgGAGCGGCGACTTCATGATGAAAAATTGCAGAAGAAAATGTCAACAAAGCGAGCTCGAACGCCCGGTGGGAAAGTCATCTCTGAGGCAGCGTTTACGTTGTTGCCATGACgtggtcattgtttttttttttcttttaggtgtcTGAATTTTTCAGCGAGCGATAATGGTCTAATATGTTGATGGTGAGTGttgtgcatttctctctctctctctctctctctctctctctctctctctctctacacgcacACACGCTTTTACCAGTCATTCATCAGTGAGACGTCTAGAAAGGTAATTTAAGAATTGTCAAAGATTATTAAGAACATtacaaagggggaaaaaatgatGTACGTGCGCGTTACGcttgagagaatatatatatatatatatatatatatatatatatatatatatataaaatgagattAAACGCTAgaataacattatataatatggCTTTTTGTCAGAATTTGTTGGGAAGAGGTCAATTACAGCATATGGACTACGTGATGATTTTAGGGGGTTCACCTGGGCCTAGGTCCAATCTGGGAAGGTTACAATAGAATTCTTGTTATGGGACAGGGAACTCGATGCCTTTATCTAGCCCATGGCCGAGGGAGAGAGGAGAACAATAGAGACTGACCCCAAAAATTGGGAAACTCGCTGTCTCTTAAAGGTGCGAAGTAAAATGATTATTCAaatgtaagtgagagagagagagagagagagagagagagagagagagagagagagagagagagagagaattatttgaaATCTATTTAGGAAGGTACTTTTATGTGAAGGTTTATTTTgacaaattattatcataatcattttcattaaatTGGACGCATATTCATGGAGACTAAATCTGAGTATCTATTTTACACTAAGGCGTCGCCTGCAACGTGAAATGCACCTATTCACGAACAAAGACAAATCAATAACCCCACAAaccaatatacattaaaaaaaagaagttaagatATGcgcaagaaaaattaaattggcAGAATGACTCACGAAGATTTGAATGCCACTGTCAATATATCTGTATGAGTTCTTTAACAGTATTAAGTGACTCAACTGGAGATTAGAGGTACCACAATGTGCTACAAAAATTGGATACAAACAGCCGAATTTTCTAATTGGCCCACCACCCCTGTGGGCGGGGAGGAGGGTTGGAAAGGGCAGGGGGTGgtcatttttaatttcttggTCAGTATATGAAGAAATTATCAATTAGGAATACCAGGTCTATGGTTACCACACAATGCTATAGAATGAGGACGTCTGCCATACCCGAATTTTCTGATTGGCCCACCCCCTATGAGGGGGTTGTTGAAAAGGGAGGGAGTactaatttttcttattgatttcTTGGTCAGCTACGTACAGGAATTATCATTTgggaatatctgatctttaggtAGGAATGAGACAGATAACTTTGTATACGTCCAATTTGGGTATAGGCCCAGCCGGACCACTTTTGGGGAAATACTCTTGCTTACTTACATTCAACACCTCCAAAATCTTCTCTTAGTGGAAATGGCGACCACACGAGGACCACGGATTCGAAAGTCTTGACAGACAAACACTTAATAgacacaatcactaaacactccTTAGATATACTGGCCTATTCAAAACGTTTctttacgatgacgtcatcgatCAAGGATGAAGTAATAAGGAAGTGAATGCTTGCAGTCTTCCACTTTACACTTTTCGAAAACAATAGATATATTGAAATCTTGGTTTAATTAATGTAATATTAAGTACAAACAAGCAGTAAAGAGTATCTGTAATAAGGAGATGGAATCATCCATTCTTCAATTGCAACTTTTCGACTAGATGGACATTCAACACCGCCATCTATTGAGAGAATTATCAGCTGATCAATCGATCAGTGACGTCATCAGTCGAGCCCAAACAACGTCATCTATTGAGTAGAAAagtaacttttattttactttctactTTCCCGGTTTTCAGCAAAGATATTTGGGATGAAGGTGCCTGACATACACCCTGCACTGAGGATGCTCAGGGAAGCCATGTGGTCACTGAGGGCTTTGGCGTTTCCTGCTGGTTGCCCACCCAAGCAATGACCAGAGTCCAGGTTTTTCCATGCGATATTGTGATATTTTGTTGTTTCAATGTTGTTAATGATTTATTTAGAGGAAAAGCAAAGGAAAATTAtgaatttaagtttatttaacaaACTATtaacaaggaaaatataataattataataatgactaTGGTAATAATATTATGTACAATAACACAGAGGAAGTTAAAGCTTtacaatatacgtatacatacatacatatacacacatgcatacacacacacacataagtaaaCAAGCACACTTTCCAAAATAGATTAAATTTAATTCAATATCAAATATCCAACAGCCAAacctttctaaaaaataaataaagataacatattaagtgatgaaattcaaaatatagacctttaaaattttgaaaataagacattaaaaacaaacattcgcCAGTCAAACCTTTCtaataagataaaagaaaaataaaaattaaatgataaactTTATAATTAAGAAAGttgaaatttagaaaataaattcaaaacaaacattcaacAGACAAACCATAATAAAAACCTAAAGAATTTAATGACTgaattaaaaatttcaaaataaaattcaccAGTAATCCACATCAGGACAGACAGTCACATAAGCCGGCATCGTGACCACGACAGTCTTATGCTTCGGTCGGTACTCCGTCTTATACGCCGTATGATACGCGTACCGAGTCGACGTCACGTAAGACGGCGATAACACTGTCGTCAGCTCCGTCTTGTACGCGATCTGCGTCAGATAGACTGTCTGGTAGACCGTATCCGTGACGTACTTCTCGACGTAGTTCGTCTCGGTGACGTACTCGTCGAAATACGACGTCTGGTATTTGGTCTTGTAGCCGACTATATTTTCGACGTGCGTGGAGTAGTGGGTCGTGGAGACGTATTTCGGGACGACTTTCGTGTCGAATTTCGTGTTGTAGATCGTCTTGTAGACGGGCTGGACGACGGTGCTGGCTACGAAATTCGTGTGGTAGACCGTCTCGTATTGTGTGACCTTGGCGACAATAGAAAATGAATAGAATTAAGAAAATTCACGTATAAATATAAGAATTATTTAAcggaataataaatagatatgtaaACATGATTGAAAAATGAAGGGTGATTAaacagaataaataatgaatataagaattgtttaataaaacgaaaaatgaatatataaatacgcaACTATgttcattttttgtgtgtgtgaatagaattttaaaagttcacgtaaaaaatataagaatcaTTCAgtggaataataaataaatatgtacacatggttgaaaaatgaagggtgattaaacagaataaataataaatataagaatgaaaaatgaatatgtaaataaacaaatatgtttattttttcctgcGTAACGCAGTCTATTGGCAATAGACTATATTTGctataaaaaatcaatttcagGCCTAAGCATGAATTTACCATCATTACAGAAAACAAAAGCTTTAGTTACACCTAGGTCTAAGAATGAAATTTATTACAATTTCAAGATACAAAACATATTTCAGTTAGGCTTATGAATAGAATTTATCACAATTTCAAGGTACAAAAGCTCTGTATTTACAGTTATGCCTAAGAATGAAACTAAAaccaatacaaaatataatagCTGTATTTACAGTTAGGCCTAAGAATGAAATTTACCACCATTACAAAATACAAAACCTATATTTACGTACGTGCTTCAACTCTGTCTTGTATTCTGTGATGTAATTGATGTAGGTGGGGCAGTAGTCACCAGGGGCATCTAGGCCATACCCCAAATATTCTTGGGCATGGGCGGAGACTAGGCCTAAGAATGCCCATGCTGTGATGGCAGTAAAAGGCTCCCAGCGGCGTGTCATTTCTGAAATCATAGTCAGTCAGCAGAAGTAACCTATAGACTTACAAGTCCCAGAGGCTGACTTGGTACAAATCTCTCAGTCCATCAGGAAAAGTCTTTAAAAGTCTAAACGTCTCACTTCAATATCTATAATAGACTTTACAAGCCTGTGATGTCGTTGGTCTTTATTGGACTTGAGTCTAAGTCAGACTGGGGAAGGTGGGCTGGAGTTcggggtattatatatatgtgctgttcggactttctctctctctctctctctctctctgacacaccgATAACGGGCCCAGGTCAAACCAACCTCCGCCCCCAACCTCTCCGATAactcctccccctaccccaacagcccccaccccccacccttggCCGGGGCCCGCCTCCAGCATTTTTGGGAAGTCCTCCAGTTTCACGGTCGGACGATAATTGCTGAGTCACCATTCgtccaaaaaaacaaacaaaaaatattgcgACAAAAaagtatttgctctctctctctctcttctctctctctctctctctctctctctctctttcttaggaGGCGTGGCGAATGTGATCTCGGTTTTATTGTCTTCAGAAGCACTTTTAGTTGAACGAATTTTTCCATTTCCTATGAtgcttaatttctctctctctctctctctctctctctctctctctctctctctctcggtaaatgAGATGAAGGTGAAAGCATTGTTGTTGAATTCTAGTGAAGTATTTGATAGTTAATatgtaaatttcatttaaaatggaatctcttctctcgtctctgtctctctctagcaacatgtatatataccaaaGAGATTTTCACTTATTTACTGAGAAAGCGTCGAGTTTGATgtcttagatgagagagagagagagagagagagagagagagagagagagagagagagaggaataatttgTATTAGTGTCtttaaacaaattgaataataataataataataataataataataataataataataataataataataataataataataataataataataataaatgtgtggcgccgtggaggagtgggttaggtcgtcaatagacttaagtcaagttaagcaacattggggctggtcagtcgttggatgggtgaccgctctcctcggcgttgattccttgg comes from the Macrobrachium nipponense isolate FS-2020 chromosome 34, ASM1510439v2, whole genome shotgun sequence genome and includes:
- the LOC135207622 gene encoding uncharacterized protein LOC135207622; protein product: MISEMTRRWEPFTAITAWAFLGLVSAHAQEYLGYGLDAPGDYCPTYINYITEYKTELKHVTQYETVYHTNFVASTVVQPVYKTIYNTKFDTKVVPKYVSTTHYSTHVENIVGYKTKYQTSYFDEYVTETNYVEKYVTDTVYQTVYLTQIAYKTELTTVLSPSYVTSTRYAYHTAYKTEYRPKHKTVVVTMPAYVTVCPDVDYW